One Megalops cyprinoides isolate fMegCyp1 chromosome 17, fMegCyp1.pri, whole genome shotgun sequence DNA window includes the following coding sequences:
- the pln gene encoding cardiac phospholamban, with protein MEKVQHMTRSAIRRASTIEVNPQAKQNMQELFVNFCLILICLLLIYIIVLLL; from the coding sequence ATGGAGAAGGTGCAGCACATGACCCGCTCCGCCATCCGGAGGGCCTCCACCATCGAGGTGAACCCGCAGGCCAAGCAGAACATGCAGGAGCTCTTTGTCAATTTCTGCCTCATCCTCATCTGCCTGCTTCTCATCTACATCATCGTCCTGTTGctatga